From the Candidatus Melainabacteria bacterium genome, one window contains:
- the hflX gene encoding GTPase HflX, with translation MHGKVDLAKSKGLKKSEIRQLNRLLTQRIPADKILTIELADSVAELSNSIGQPVSLVVNRRGQVVNVTVGQPSDVNMPELRGVRVGPGRLCGHRIIHTHLAKVSAGDEKNGVGPNKESLQCLARNRLDLLAQIEVNPQGTFSRSRGEHAKMADVIHIAHLMPGRDSEGKIWKLLEPETARRAQEESFEALIGALEDEFRKVAPGLPVAEGEERAVLVGLVTDGENSWQVEDDLDELAQLARTAGATVCERLTQTRPQPDPRYFLGSGKVQELALMVQEMGANLVIVDQELTPNQQRTLEEVVGVKVIDRTELILDIFAQRAQTREGKLQVELAQLKYLLPRLIGKGLTLSRLGGGIATRGPGETKLEIDRRRIRERINSLEKETERIRSHRDTQRRRRNDDNLPVVSLTGYTNSGKSTLLNAMTKSNVNVEDKLFATLDPTTRRTTLPDHSPVLLTDTVGFIKKLPTSLVAAFRATLEEVAVADVLVHVVDASHPNVSEHIASVYDVLSELGAVDKPLITVLNKADIVRKEDLKYLIGQVPNPVIVSATKRVGLGSLLTTVQEVLQEVCPTRQKFSA, from the coding sequence TTGCACGGCAAAGTTGATCTCGCCAAATCTAAAGGACTGAAAAAATCGGAAATTAGGCAACTTAATCGTCTGCTGACGCAGCGTATTCCTGCGGATAAGATTCTCACTATCGAATTGGCCGACTCGGTCGCTGAACTTTCAAATTCAATCGGACAACCTGTTTCTCTAGTGGTCAACCGCAGAGGGCAGGTCGTAAATGTTACTGTCGGTCAGCCGTCAGATGTGAACATGCCTGAGCTGAGAGGGGTGCGGGTCGGACCAGGAAGGCTCTGCGGGCATCGCATCATTCACACTCATCTTGCCAAAGTCAGTGCCGGTGATGAGAAGAATGGCGTCGGTCCGAACAAAGAAAGTCTGCAATGTCTGGCTAGAAATCGCCTCGATCTGTTAGCTCAAATCGAGGTCAACCCGCAAGGCACGTTCAGCCGCTCTCGTGGCGAACACGCCAAGATGGCTGATGTCATTCATATTGCTCATCTGATGCCGGGACGAGACAGTGAAGGAAAAATTTGGAAGCTTCTCGAACCTGAAACTGCAAGAAGAGCGCAGGAAGAAAGTTTCGAAGCTCTGATCGGTGCTCTTGAAGATGAGTTCCGTAAAGTCGCTCCAGGCTTGCCTGTGGCGGAGGGCGAAGAGCGTGCAGTTCTCGTCGGGCTCGTTACCGACGGAGAAAATTCGTGGCAGGTTGAAGACGACTTAGATGAGCTGGCACAACTGGCGCGCACCGCCGGTGCTACCGTTTGCGAGCGTCTGACTCAGACTCGTCCGCAACCTGATCCTCGTTATTTCCTTGGCTCGGGCAAGGTTCAAGAACTGGCTCTAATGGTGCAGGAGATGGGAGCAAATCTCGTCATCGTCGATCAGGAGCTCACGCCTAATCAACAGCGCACTCTGGAAGAAGTTGTAGGTGTGAAAGTCATCGACCGCACCGAGCTTATCCTGGATATATTTGCGCAGCGCGCTCAGACTAGAGAAGGTAAATTGCAGGTCGAACTGGCGCAACTCAAGTATCTATTGCCCAGGCTGATCGGAAAGGGGTTGACTCTGAGCCGATTGGGAGGCGGTATTGCCACAAGAGGTCCGGGTGAAACGAAACTTGAAATCGATCGCCGCCGCATTCGTGAACGCATCAATTCATTAGAGAAAGAAACCGAACGCATTCGCTCTCATCGCGATACCCAGAGGCGCCGCCGCAACGACGATAATCTGCCGGTTGTATCTCTTACAGGCTATACGAACTCGGGCAAATCGACTTTGCTCAATGCTATGACGAAGTCGAATGTGAATGTGGAAGACAAACTGTTTGCCACCTTGGACCCGACCACAAGGCGCACGACCTTGCCTGACCATAGCCCCGTCTTGCTTACCGACACCGTAGGATTTATCAAAAAACTGCCTACTTCCCTGGTTGCTGCTTTTCGGGCAACACTCGAGGAGGTGGCAGTGGCCGATGTTCTGGTGCACGTGGTCGATGCCAGCCATCCCAACGTATCGGAGCATATAGCCAGTGTTTACGATGTTCTGAGTGAACTTGGTGCAGTCGACAAACCATTGATTACTGTGCTGAACAAAGCTGACATCGTGCGCAAGGAAGATTTGAAGTACCTGATTGGTCAGGTGCCCAACCCTGTAATCGTTTCAGCCACTAAGCGAGTGGGACTGGGCAGCTTGCTGACAACTGTCCAGGAAGTTTTACAGGAAGTCTGTCCGACTCGCCAGAAGTTCAGTGCCTGA